The Drosophila bipectinata strain 14024-0381.07 chromosome 2L, DbipHiC1v2, whole genome shotgun sequence genome has a segment encoding these proteins:
- the LOC122321479 gene encoding uncharacterized protein isoform X4 — MTGLARRRRTAQQIFLRRALSRSIGRSHDAIAFPDCRDRENGGIMVLPSLSRDPLLVKAMQRSQERSSSRAVKKLQRVLATNPFKTPTERKKAGKIPALKVLRNDAWRINKPQEDSLNISDRSGHSLKQSIRSKGSTRSRHSSSTYPSSWKLDVSRSKDKSNLNCKGSLEEVSKCACLNRTPYDHQLNKPLKSNNSCQCTLKKKRAPPKAKKIKVVSVAQTQTFRDSSSEQEDPLPLLRKKFRKRSSSRTSQKSGRLLKSWKRAYSGEDVCQDPSSACKTGCPGSQKFENYGGYTPSDTEDEMDNDCDYECDRPSEHLDKIDKISKPPPLKTKWNLQIPSNTEMEYYMSQTSRGNTYDKPCDEPSSSKVDDNQSSEDSETDEMDFRADDSPFRKEKCESEKETPKIKGSFLLVNSNYVRSQGSRSGNEGENFQEPFDSRPPRNRSGICDNPSCPSRRSYENYSEQARQYRSGNGMPMGSVESWGHMSQRSRQRQFYDERNPSVDRKYCPNPNCPFNVEQREMQRQDYEGRSRNQIYSPRGADDFCGNPECPFISTRSRRYLSVDNVSQLAENDGRSSRDTRWRDSDYMDNGYSSTKVQSECPCLNSMSNDGPMSPGKTEKLDGNSKQYSGKPKTRLSVDGMGAARGNDRAKRNGSPRRSRPSSVDKKSNKRGMEAKAQNSQLRVTSPKKSTSRRKADSDSELLDLSEAPCGKEDCDFACIPCQSKLGKPKPTKSSPKNGGKIPAVYPKKKSTSSSRRSSRSREAKKPQTEYTPPNDSPTEMDYENMDDDVVHPHCDVAKIIDILQKTVAGLEMEINKRQGFESTTSLGQQQRNPVSRQPSNHQGPVPVNYQQSLGQQQQNPVSRQPSNHQGPVPVNYQQSFSVPQGNPYPPQYICATTCAYSAPNPYQQGQYNQPNQYPAFNYGPPPGGPLPGPGGFQPIGYPDASGPEPQMYPNTDIGYKRPGGQAQNNVQIQSRSFENPYGRNNMGSRPPPPNGSPVMYEPIQACSPQCYLEPRALNRQDINPEPGRPRWYGSQYKEESNFPSEPDRQKLYWPSNNQRTDQICDIPSCPERQKLYWSLNNQRTDQPERQQLYRSPPEDYVPTQPYIVEPQIYPNRDFSYNRPGGQVQNNQPNQGISFENPNRSYDVRTNNNFGSPPGYYEPIQACSTPCSPEVRSPFKQEIIPEPEPTTSYGSQHESNVTPDPELQNLYRSPSKQQTDQTCKDSSCQKSQKLYRSPNNKVIGKVCDVPSCPARQKLQGALKKKLKTENDENQIGQEDFNEEQNYKSQENQASEASLCSPICYSTFKKEVRYQEGGGSSDYEPFNQDEKGGALSKGKRSLSKSESDDTGGDEGSSRRDLSVQFCSSIKHDKKSKKKLSLTQRLSKLTIRNWSYKKFVDGGLNRERDFKEDSKSPKPFKPATYELFTSKPNKDREHVRAKSPTKRVPFENRKPSIKSSHNMLTKPSYSGHSFNSRSADFSREDGPKILKSRARQGSGRADVFSSESSGDDQLDDKVSEEIQLKCNDFLRFKRKSITNSDQFIPLLRDRQAIAKFYRPFKSDYRPEFEKKLVKRKVRSYMPLASDRIRPCERFKKDTEYPIRKNETVCPKYMGIHPAISRKTRHNPHMTLSQLNSYEMNIMDNFEKYKAERNEPMSCYCKTPTKTEPEENGETTPSDCTCEEEVVYVPCHCKPEKEKSKVSLFKCCRRNKSPKPPKIKEPKKKESKVKIKEPKKPKSSSSGFLCFKKRETKPPKEKKSKPSTSSIESTKENEPEKEKPEKLPKGRTSSKSSGFFSCKRKEQEPKPAKPSKEPNPPKEPKPPKEKTSSKSSGFLSCKRKEPKPPKEPKPPKPQKEPKPPKEKTSSKSSGFFSCKRKEKEPKPPKEPNPPKPQKEPKPPKEKTSSKSSGLFSCKRKEKEPKPPKEPKPPKPLKEPKPPQEKTSSKSSGFFFCRRKEKEPKPPKPPKESEPPKEPKPPKENDLRKERVYCEFWKKKEKKDEPQEELGSLESEPRPTCYCTTDRQIRPTSDQDREPRMSCRCGKCPQQKEEDPQVEIGSLESEPRPKCYCAKTKTNRRQSPTSDQYEEPRMSCRCGKTPLQSSANNNQEDTPCQCACKNQEDSEPDPAEKLKKNQEQPRRSSQPTVKFTLPCDTCDQEDNEVKVLYDSSNCFPHETGSCTDSIGLYYQRGDLSDTSRSDVRPRACYRPNPRDQAARCWRRNGLNIFYKIVR, encoded by the exons ATGACTGGCCTGGCCAGAAGACGTCGCACCGCCCAACAAATCTTTCTGCGAAGAGCTCTGAGCAGGAGCATTGGCAGGAGCCATGATGCCATCGCGTTTCCGGATTGCAGGGACCGAGAAAACGGTGGCATCATGGTGCTGCCATCGCTTTCCAGAGATCCCCTACTGGTCAAGGCTATGCAACGCAGCCAGGAGAGGTCGTCGTCGCGGGCTGTGAAGAAGCTGCAAAGGGTTCTGGCCACCAATCCCTTTAAGACTCCTACGGAGAGGAAAAAAGCTGGGAAAATTCCTGCGTTAAAGGTCCTGCGCAATGATGCATGGAGGATCAACAAGCCACAAG AAGACTCTCTTAACATAAGTGACCGATCTGGCCATAGTCTGAAGCAGAGCATTCGCTCCAAAGGCAGCACCCGATCTCGTCACAGCTCCTCCACCTACCCGTCTAGCTGGAAACTGGATGTGAGTCGATCGAAGGACAAATCAAATCTAAACTGTAAAGGATCCCTGGAGGAAGTGAGCAAGTGTGCTTGCCTCAACCGCACTCCTTACGATCACCAGCTGAACAAGCCCCTGAAGTCGAACAACTCCTGTCAGTGCACTCTTAAGAAGAAGAGAGCCCCTCCAAAGGCCAAGAAGATTAAAGTTGTATCGGTGGCTCAGACTCAGACGTTTAGAGATTCTTCAAGCGAACAGGAAGACCCTCTGCCCTTGTTAAGAAAGAAGTTTCGAAAAAGAAGCTCCAGCAGGACCAGCCAGAAAAGCGGACGACTCTTGAAGTCTTGGAAGAGAGCCTACAGCGGTGAGGACGTGTGTCAGGATCCATCTTCTGCATGTAAGACCGGATGTCCTGGTTCACAGAAATTCGAAAACTATGGCGGCTATACCCCGTCGGACACTGAAGATGAAATGGATAACGATTGCGACTATGAATGCGATAGGCCCTCCGAACATCTGGACAAAATCGATAAGATTAGCAAGCCCCCGCCATTGAAGACAAAGTGGAACCTTCAAATTCCCAGTAATACGGAAATGGAATACTATATGTCCCAGACCAGTCGTGGCAACACATACGACAAGCCCTGTGATGAGCCCAGTTCTTCAAAGGTGGATGACAATCAGTCCTCTGAGGATTCGGAGACGGATGAAATGGACTTCAGGGCAGATGACTCCCCGTTTCGAAAAGAAAAATGTGAGTCGGAAAAGGAGACTCCCAAGATTAAAGGAAGCTTCTTGTTGGTAAATTCTAATTATGTGAGAAGTCAAGGATCAAGGAGTGGGAATGAAGGCGAGAATTTTCAAGAACCTTTCGACTCGAGGCCACCACGTAATAGATCAGGTATCTGCGATAACCCCAGTTGTCCGTCGCGAAGATCTTATGAAAATTATAGCGAACAAGCTAGACAATATCGGAGTGGTAATGGTATGCCAATGGGATCTGTGGAGTCCTGGGGCCACATGTCCCAGCGCAGTCGGCAAAGGCAGTTTTACGATGAAAGGAATCCTTCTGTTGATAGGAAGTACTGCCCGAATCCCAATTGTCCCTTTAATGTAGAACAACGAGAAATGCAAAGGCAAGACTACGAAGGGAGATCAAGAAATCAAATATACTCACCTAGAGGTGCAGATGACTTCTGTGGCAATCCTGAATGTCCTTTCATTTCAACAAGAAGTCGACGGTACTTGAGCGTTGACAATGTTAGCCAACTTGCGGAAAACGATGGCCGGAGCAGTAGAGACACAAGATGGAGAGATTCAGATTACATGGACAATGGCTACTCCTCTACAAAGGTTCAGAGTGAATGTCCATGCTTGAACTCCATGTCCAATGATGGTCCAATGTCTCCCGGGAAGACTGAAAAATTAG ATGGCAACTCAAAACAATATTCTGGCAAACCCAAAACTCGACTGTCTGTGGATGGGATGGGAGCTGCTCGGGGTAATGATAGAGCCAAAAGGAACGGAAGTCCCCGACGATCTAGACCCAGTAGCGTGGATAAAAAGTCGAACAAACGTGGAATGGAAGCAAAGGCCCAAAACTCCCAGCTTCGGGTAACGTCGCCAAAGAAGTCTACTTCTCGTCGAAAGGCGGATAGCGATTCAGAGCTGCTCGATTTAAGTGAGGCTCCTTGTGGAAAAGAAGACTGTGACTTTGCCTGCATACCCTGTCAATCCAAGTTGGGTAAGCCTAAACCTACCAAAAGTAGTCCAAAGAACGGAGGAAAAATCCCGGCCGTTTAtccaaagaaaaaaagtaCCTCAAGCTCACGACGGTCTAGTCGAAGCCGAGAAGCCAAAAAACCACAAACGGAGTATACCCCACCGAACGATAGTCCCACGGAAATGGACTACGAAAATATGGATGATGATGTGGTACACCCTCATTGTGATGTGGCTAAGATAATCGACATCCTTCAAAAGACTGTGGCTGGTCTGGAGATGGAAATAAATAAGAGGCAGGGCTTCGAAAGTACCACCAGTTTAGGTCAACAGCAACGAAACCCAGTATCGCGACAACCGTCTAACCATCAAG GTCCAGTCCCCGTAAACTACCAACAGAGTTTAggtcaacagcaacaaaaccCAGTATCGCGACAACCGTCTAACCACCAAGGTCCAGTCCCCGTAAACTATCAACAGAGCTTTTCCGTGCCACAAGGAAATCCCTATCCACCGCAATATATCTGTGCTACGACCTGCGCCTATAGTGCTCCAAATCCGTACCAGCAAGGTCAATACAATCAACCAAACCAGTATCCAGCATTCAATTATGGACCACCTCCCGGTGGACCTCTTCCAGGTCCAGGTGGCTTTCAACCGATTGGATATCCCGATGCTTCTGGTCCAGAACCTCAAATGTATCCCAATACAGACATTGGTTATAAGCGACCTGGAGGCCAAGCCCAAAATAATGTACAAATTCAAAGTAGATCCTTTGAAAACCCTTATGGGAGAAACAATATGGGAAGTAGACCTCCTCCTCCGAATGGATCTCCGGTTATGTATGAGCCCATTCAAGCGTGTTCTCCTCAATGTTATTTAGAACCCAGGGCTCTAAACAGACAAGACATAAATCCCGAACCAGGACGTCCAAGATGGTACGGATCTCAATATAAAGAAGAAAGTAATTTTCCTTCCGAACCGGACCGTCAAAAATTATACTGGCCTTCAAATAATCAACGTACGGATCAGATATGTGATATTCCTTCTTGTCCGGAACGTCAGAAATTATACTGGTCTCTAAATAACCAACGTACGGATCAACCGGAACGACAACAATTATACAGATCTCCACCGGAAGACTATGTCCCGACTCAACCATACATTGTAGAACCTCAAATCTATCCCAATAGAGACTTTAGTTATAACCGACCTGGAGGCCAAGTCCAGAATAATCAACCAAATCAAGGTATATCGTTTGAAAACCCCAATAGAAGTTATGATGTCCGAACTAATAACAATTTTGGAAGTCCCCCAGGTTATTATGAGCCCATTCAAGCTTGTTCTACCCCTTGTTCTCCAGAGGTCAGGTCTCCATTCAAACAAGAAATAATCCCCGAACCAGAACCTACAACATCGTACGGATCTCAACATGAAAGTAATGTTACCCCTGATCCGGAACTTCAAAACTTATACAGATCTCCCAGCAAGCAACAAACAGATCAGACCTGTAAGGATTCCTCTTGTCAGAAAAGTCAAAAATTATACAGGTCCCCCAATAACAAAGTTATAGGTAAAGTATGTGATGTTCCCTCTTGCCCGGCACGTCAGAAGTTACAGGGggccttaaaaaaaaagctcaaaACTGAAAACGATGAAAACCAAATCGGTCAAGAGGATTTTAATGaagaacaaaattataaatccCAAGAAAACCAAGCCAGCGAGGCCAGTCTATGTAGTCCTATTTGTTATTCCACTTTTAAAAAAGAGGTTAGGTATCAAGAAGGCGGTGGTTCCAGTGATTATGAGCCTTTCAATCAGGATGAAAAAGGTGGTGCTCTTTCCAAAGGAAAGAGATCTCTTTCTAAATCTGAGTCTGATGATACGGGTGGCGATGAAGGTTCTTCCAGAAGGGATCTATCTGTGCAATTTTGCAGTAGTATTAAGCACGACAAGAAATCAAAGAAAAAGCTTAGCCTAACACAGCGACTCAGTAAACTAACTATTAGAAATTGGAGCTATAAAAAGTTTGTTGATGGAGGCTTAAATCGAGAAAGAGATTTTAAAGAAGACTCGAAATCTCCCAAGCCATTTAAACCCGCAACCTATGAACTGTTTACATCAAAGCCGAATAAGGATCGAGAACATGTCAGGGCAAAATCCCCAACAAAAAGAGTACCTTTCGAAAATAGAAAACCGTCCATAAAATCATCCCATAATATGCTAACAAAACCCTCCTATAGTGGCCATTCCTTTAATAGTAGGAGTGCGGATTTTTCCCGTGAAGATGGGCCAAAAATCTTGAAAAGTCGGGCTCGTCAGGGAAGTGGAAGAGCTGATGTTTTTTCCAGCGAGAGCAGTGGTGATGACCAATTGGATGACAAAGTTTCAGAAGAAATCCAGCTTAAATGTAATGACTTCCTTCGCTTCAAAAGAAAGTCTATAACCAATTCGGATCAGTTTATTCCCCTACTGCGTGATCGTCAAGCTATTGCCAAGTTTTATAGACCTTTTAAATCGGATTATAGACCAGAATTCGAAAAAAAGTTAGTCAAAAGAAAGGTCCGCTCATACATGCCACTGGCATCCGACCGTATCCGACCTTGCGAACGATTTAAGAAGGATACCGAATATCCGATTCGTAAAAATGAAACAGTATGCCCCAAGTATATGGGTATCCATCCAGCGATTTCTCGTAAGACCCGTCACAATCCTCACATGACTCTATCGCAATTAAATAGTTATGAAATGAATATAATGGACAATTTTGAAAAGTACAAGGCGGAAAGAAATGAACCCATGTCCTGCTATTGCAAGACACCAACTAAGACAGAGCCAGAAGAGAACGGGGAAACTACTCCCAGTGATTGCACTTGTGAGGAGGAAGTGGTATATGTTCCCTGCCATTGCAAGCCTGAGAAGGAGAAGTCAAAGGTTTCCCTTTTCAAATGTTGTCGAAGGAATAAATCGCCCAAGCCACCAAAAATCAAGGAACCAAAGAAAAAGGAGTCGAAAGTCAAAATTAAGGAACCCAAAAAGCCGAAGTCCTCTTCAAGTGgatttttatgtttcaaaAAGAGAGAGACAAAGCCCCCGAAGGAAAAGAAATCAAAGCCATCAACCAGTTCCATAGAATCTACTAAGGAAAATGAACCTGAGAAAGAGAAGCCTGAAAAACTACCCAAAGGGAGAACCTCCTCCAAGTCTAGTGGGTTCTTTTCCTGTAAAAGGAAGGAACAAGAGCCTAAGCCGGCAAAACCATCAAAGGAGCCCAATCCACCGAAGGAGCCCAAGCCACCTAAAGAGAAAACCTCCTCCAAGTCCAGTGGGTTTCTTTCCTGTAAAAGGAAGGAGCCTAAGCCACCAAAGGAGCCCAAACCGCCTAAACCACAAAAGGAGCCCAAGCCACCTAAAGAGAAAACCTCCTCCAAGTCTAGTGGGTTCTTTTCCTGTAAAAGGAAGGAAAAAGAGCCTAAGCCGCCAAAGGAGCCCAATCCGCCCAAACCACAAAAGGAGCCCAAGCCACCCAAAGAGAAAACCTCCTCCAAGTCTAGTGGGTTATTTTCCTGTAAAAGGAAGGAAAAAGAGCCTAAGCCGCCAAAGGAGCCCAAACCGCCTAAACCACTAAAGGAGCCCAAGCCACCCCAAGAGAAAACCTCCTCCAAGTCTAGTGGGTTCTTTTTCTGTAGAAGGAAGGAAAAGGAGCCTAAGCCGCCGAAACCACCAAAGGAGTCTGAACCGCCGAAGGAGCCAAAACCACCAAAAGAAAATGATCTTCGAAAAGAAAGAGTATACTGTGAATTTTggaagaaaaaggaaaagaaagatGAGCCACAGGAGGAGCTAGGGTCTTTGGAATCAGAGCCTAGACCCACGTGTTATTGTACAACAGATCGTCAGATCAGACCAACGTCAGATCAGGATAGAGAACCAAGAATGTCCTGCCGTTGTGGGAAATGTCCTCAACAAAAGGAAGAGGATCCACAGGTAGAGATAGGGTCTTTGGAGTCAGAGCCTCGACCCAAGTGTTACTgcgcaaaaaccaaaacaaatagGAGGCAATCACCAACATCAGATCAGTATGAAGAACCGAGAATGTCCTGCCGTTGTGGGAAAACTCCCCTACAATCTTCCGCCAACAACAACCAGGAGGATACTCCATGTCAATGTGCCTGTAAGAACCAAGAAGATTCCGAACCTGATCCTGCAGAAAAGCTCAAGAAGAACCAGGAACAGCCTAGACGATCATCACAGCCGACAGTGAAGTTCACACTACCTTGTGACACCTGCGACCAAGAGGATAACGAAGTCAAAGTCCTGTACGACTCCAGTAACTGCTTTCCCCATGAAACTGGCAGTTGTACAGATTCCATTGGTCTGTACTATCAAAGGGGTGATCTTTCCGATACCAGCCGTTCAGATGTGAGACCTCGGGCCTGCTACCGGCCAAATCCTAGGGACCAGGCAGCCAGATGCTGGCGACGTAACGGCTTAAATATATTCTATAAAATTGTGCGGTAA